In Eriocheir sinensis breed Jianghai 21 chromosome 29, ASM2467909v1, whole genome shotgun sequence, a single genomic region encodes these proteins:
- the LOC127005079 gene encoding chondroitin sulfate synthase 2-like produces the protein MSGAVRSLLVHGRQSTSVIIGLCIGIALSLILTPYLEEDCTGGGKSLGSRVGNLRDLRSSGPAEDGDYEPRLVLKNYSKEELSKSSKPEKLLRPRYYATELGIREKLLVAVVSSKETISSYGISVNRTLSHFVDKLIFFIDGIGTKKLGLNVPIVGFKDEKPLIKVFRILSYLNENYLNEFDYFFLVTDRTYVHGRRLVRMVQRLSISQAVHMGQLLDHPDSLYCSLDAGILLSHSVLRLVAGRLSWCTRNTYSDSDTDNLGRCILHAVDQPCVSSLQGQEYSSYRLREDVDVVSHLQLVGGSSLVRESVTVANLPEASDMFPLHMYFLQNDLQQLNRSIEEYRREIQATRPQAPTIKREDTWPEGSAPPHHPATRFDVIQWDTFNSTHIFLPDDFHNTKPLVGADLQDVMSVVNASAAHMHAKAKGKLEYKELEYGHRRMDPARGVDYILSLVFRDNTSGRRVTRKVEASRLLTEPEIIPMPYVTENNRLTLVLPVDQSELVEATQFVQRYEAECMVKGEHTFLLLALLYRPGVSSAGDDRDVFKPLKDLALQYTQEHHKAGSKVGWSIVHTLADPPSELAVADLVLRKLSEETLVLVTRHSAHITTDFLNRVRMNTILNWQVFSPVPFTQYHPELVTTKESYAKMDLNKSNGRFDAYNFDHLSFYVADYVAARHTMAETVPIVRNEKELRLDHPQEQEFGLYGLFVRGSDLHVLRAPEAGLKLGYREVGCAKKAERQSERLNLMCQLQEGQSYGQRTELSKLVLEYIEAGMKVL, from the exons ATGAGTGGTGCTGTGAGGTCACTCTTGGTGCATGGCCGGCAGAGCACCTCAGTCATCATCGGCTTATGTATTGGCATCGCTCTCAGCCTCATCCTCACTCCATATCTAGAGGAGGACTGCACAGGTGGCGGGAAATCACTGGGCTCGAGAGTGGGCAACCTGCGTGACCTTCGAAGTAGCGGCCCTGCGGAGGATGGGGACTATGAACCTCGACTCGTCCTCAAGAACTACAGCAAGGAGGAGTTATCGAAGTCCTCCAAGCCTGAAAAGTTGCTACGACCTCGATATTATGCGACGGAACTTGGAATTAGGGAGAAACTACTTGTGGCGGTGGTGTCGAGCAAGGAGACGATTAGCTCTTACGGCATCTCAGTCAACCGAACCCTAAGCCACTTCGTCGATAAACTCATTTTCTTCATCGACGGAATTGGGACGAAGAAGCTCGGGTTAAACGTCCCTATTGTCGGGTTTAAGGACGAGAAGCCGCTAATCAAGGTCTTTCGTATCCTCTCCTACCTCAACGAGAATTATTTGAATGAGTTTGACTACTTCTTCCTGGTGACAGACCGCACATATGTCCATGGCAGGCGGCTGGTGAGGATGGTGCAGCGCCTCAGCATCAGCCAGGCGGTGCATATGGGACAGCTGCTTGACCATCCTGACTCGCTCTATTGCTCTCTGG ACGCCGGCATCCTCCTGAGCCATTCCGTGCTGCGTCTGGTGGCGGGGCGGCTCAGCTGGTGCACCCGTAACACATACTCGGACAGCGACACGGACAACCTGGGCCGCTGTATCCTGCATGCCGTGGACCAGCCCTGCGTGTCCAGCCTGCAG GGCCAGGAGTACAGCAGCTACAGACTGAGGGAGGACGTGGATGTCGTGTCGCACCTTCAGCTAGTCGGAGGAAGTTCACTCGTCCGGGAGTCCGTCACTGTCGCCAACCTGCCCGAGGCCAGCGACATGTTCCCGCTGCACATGTACTTCCTGCAG aATGACCTCCAGCAGCTGAACCGCAGTATCGAGGAGTACCGGAGGGAGATCCAGGCTACCAGACCCCAAGCCCCCACCATTAAAAGGGAGGACACTTGGCCGGAAGGATCAGCGCCCCCTCACCACCCAGCCACCAG GTTTGATGTGATACAGTGGGACACTTTCAACTCAACTCACATTTTCCTTCCTGACGACTTCCATAACACGAAGCCTCTCGTTGGGGCGGACCTGCAGGATGTAATG AGTGTTGTGAATGCCAGCGCAGCCCACATGCACGCCAAGGCTAAGGGGAAGCTGGAGTACAAGGAGCTGGAGTATGGGCACCGTCGCATGGACCCGGCCAGGGGCGTCGACTACATACTCTCGCTGGTCTTCCGTGACAACACCTCTGGGCGCCGCGTTACCAGGAA GGTGGAGGCCAGCAGACTACTCACCGAGCCGGAGATCATCCCAATGCCTTACGTGACGGAAAACAACAGACTTACGCTGGTGTTGCCCGTGGATCAGTCCGAGCTGGTGGAGGCTACACAGTTTGTCCAGAG ATATGAGGCGGAGTGCATGGTGAAGGGCGAGCACACCTTCCTGCTGCTGGCACTGCTCTATAGGCCGGGCGTCTCCTCTGCTGGGGACGACCGGGATGTGtttaag CCTCTGAAGGATCTGGCGCTGCAGTACACTCAGGAGCACCACAAGGCGGGCTCCAAGGTGGGCTGGTCCATCGTGCACACCCTGGCAGACCCTCCCTCCGAGCTGGCCGTGGCGGACCTGGTGCTGCGGAAGCTATCGGAAGAGACGCTGGTGCTGGTCACTCGACACTCGGCGCACATCACCACCGACTTCCTCAACAGAGTGCGAATGAACACCATACTGAactggcag GTGTTCTCCCCCGTCCCCTTCACCCAGTATCACCCGGAGCTGGTAACCACTAAGGAGAGTTATGCCAAGATGGACCTCAACAAGAGTAATGGAAGGTTTGACGCTTACAACTTCGACCACCTGAGCTTCTATGTGGCGGACTACGTGGCGG CCAGGCACACAATGGCGGAAACAGTGCCGATAGTAAGAAACGAGAAGGAGCTGAGATTAGACCACCCTCAGGAGCAGGAATTCGGGTTATACGGCCTGTTTGTGCGCGGCTCCGACCTTCACGTCCTGCGCGCCCCCGAGGCAGGACTCAAGCTGGGCTACCGGGAGGTGGGATGTGCGAAGAAGGCGGAGAGGCAGAGCGAGCGGTTGAACCTCATGTGCCAGCTGCAGGAGGGACAGTCTTACGGGCAACGGACGGAGCTGAGTAAGTTGGTGCTGGAGTATATAGAGGCGGGGATGAAGGTGTTGTAG